The following are encoded in a window of Desulfatiglans sp. genomic DNA:
- a CDS encoding PASTA domain-containing protein, whose amino-acid sequence MLLLPYKKSLLSLFICILLISGHGLCRTPDDLDRVITEFKKISNPDDQLKIAYLGLDIYAAIPQKSEVDPDDRVVLSLMKRIVLKDAMSRAGKNALVTAVGTTGYWVLEQQERIVNDYDARDQERIVELKRKGSYMEGLSDLDFVIMGPDAAVYQGNLFRILSQGIDDVRLIPEELERLEISFITDEQVKDLSPGSGGRNFWNQLMNLEAASPHPEKYITKGGKALYGMEHLFEEGAVAVSNQGNSPGLFREYADKSGHRMGPFVISHLFGGSCDMDYFIRHTLVKKRQEGVKTVLQVMKYLKRQEWMLRRAAKNINQLPAELPKKPEAVKSLENYASEIAAFNNKAVNQMVWKSPEATASFGKQAQELSGLICSFAHESIIETGDTLLNLREKNRLTDETRALLSSIVFDLVTVDEERYSNGYPSWYANSVSVAASQAPMPRDKTLDFLKRYFEGKSDHMADGPVIAIPEVRKKKKMDTGPIRPPPVASVEINEVKVSPEKPLAGAPVTFNISGKVSGISKEMPDFAKNEYSASQQKIMEELGMWSLRATIHRMQIQYLMEQDLLGKKASSGSGPSMEPENQTLNRASSSLDKIYVSPYEITRITEDYLEPAEDEIARLSEELDRAVTDKQDGRYALRVRPVPSVRSIKDYQKALEDTIKQAKWALDIINNFVYHFTASLEITTDNNETRIFVTDQGEFNTVWNEDGTYTGTNRYDSRQDITRESLAVRLAEFRENTQKGINYVDKAIEYTEEIKKRVDQLDGLLKRDPSTAAEIAAEIQGQLEVLAATTSVTIKGVQDLRVRLVEGVTDAHLYVSKYIDTKNDGKYSRKVRSLVKEWKVREKELSEKTLPDLEKKEIWLRRGAWAAWGAKWGFEALSIYQKYEEDKASLTSTDLSAEMENAVLALSLIGKAIEKIVDLIPIPILESTLKSYAKLLSDASTWASAMDSLQAMRYQDQDFEIRMVIPPAAYKTLMQKYTDLDSDQFYRTRMPLAEYNGLTILAYPRPEPTETGAKKRHMMWLIWDKHNPAGYLFLDKNTFEKLSLYTAWYRRVYGENISGENLYALITKGKFETGYIFKETVTPDSLRFKAATLLRIKALEAYCFSLTGKGKFKEEELYTYMSMLYHASGEFARNGFLLSDPDVKEIMEAVFFEKPISGAWETVFDIFTIGTGNAVRINDGAAAWDKISGGEKERLEVFLNKFIQKKVEVRAKEREKNWKEAKVREDSNTPVAAGLLFSETGLVFNHAFFSKAGDSYADDFLDINSNEFTISWKTTVPDDIDLKTVTYVCIAEIAGYPNTRIQFALPMDTLENDILKQMLELAEKAEEKGNSAWSACQRASSGVDAFEERKEDFLNLLEKLKKMAQSFDSRLQQAEQAPGILKVNSTEAERLSDLILKDQAEIEKLKTEICELSGVTSQAEKQRQTQLFQQLIKIMENIRSNFSLFIKLFEESDKALNGWKDFERMIKEYDALLNENLGWARDLSNGFSRSLDVFREVDKSIKELVEIKEKADTLLVEAKQVYSDPESAPVLQEIQNAYNRVERPLNELKDCLTLANEKKNQNLPFWETVNSELVKSELNIKKGNEKWSLLVLKNEDVETLAIEISNLWLTSQAQLLKAENNMADSEACMGEKTSDDSEARMPDLIGMDIAAAKNSVNSVGLKPVFRGGDPAPSDNQAYTVASQSPAADTILKKGENVTIILYGNFAGFTVPDVIGLSSKEAKEILEKRGFKVSHEGGDPAPDEGLKYKVQAQVPGAGERAEKGSIVRVRIYGDVHYVVVPSVFSMTSAQAKKTIASAGLIPSLFGGDPAPKKSMSYRVQNQSPEPGTMVPHGSRINIHVYGNFSQERALSDSNCNHLPGTILIWDDQNDRAACACPQGMVWNSANSACIKDPRIEEDRIRREQFWTGLAATAGTIIANEINRNNRPSGGNTTGGGVPGGSTSGGSTSTPTIQSGGSTPTPTTGVGAPGLSREECERKFCPECTNSVSLLGQSVSPQCMDCRKRKQNDIEKCMRGEKTGPGTQHVEKEYMVICYLNDKNECTTFDVVKTNARINGRWKIMYDADTWDKCHEEEERLRYLILQNNPLIRY is encoded by the coding sequence ATGCTCCTCCTGCCTTATAAAAAAAGTTTGTTATCCCTTTTTATCTGTATTCTTCTTATATCAGGGCATGGGCTCTGCCGCACGCCTGACGATCTGGATCGTGTAATTACAGAGTTTAAAAAGATCAGTAATCCTGATGATCAATTAAAGATAGCCTATCTGGGCCTGGATATATATGCAGCCATACCGCAGAAATCAGAGGTAGACCCTGATGACAGGGTTGTATTGAGCCTTATGAAACGCATTGTCCTTAAAGATGCCATGAGCAGGGCCGGAAAAAATGCTCTTGTGACAGCAGTGGGTACAACCGGGTACTGGGTTCTGGAGCAACAGGAGAGGATTGTAAATGACTATGATGCCCGGGACCAGGAGCGTATAGTAGAACTCAAACGAAAAGGCAGCTACATGGAGGGTTTGAGTGATCTGGATTTTGTTATCATGGGGCCTGATGCAGCAGTATATCAGGGCAACCTTTTCAGGATCCTTTCCCAGGGAATAGATGACGTCCGCCTTATCCCTGAAGAGCTGGAGCGCCTTGAAATCAGCTTTATCACTGATGAACAGGTAAAGGATCTCTCACCAGGTTCAGGAGGCCGAAACTTCTGGAACCAGCTCATGAACCTTGAGGCAGCATCTCCTCATCCTGAAAAATATATAACAAAGGGGGGTAAGGCGCTGTACGGCATGGAGCACCTTTTTGAAGAGGGGGCCGTGGCTGTTTCAAATCAGGGCAATTCACCAGGACTTTTCCGTGAATATGCTGATAAATCCGGTCACCGCATGGGACCCTTTGTAATATCACACCTGTTCGGCGGATCATGCGACATGGATTATTTTATACGCCATACCCTCGTAAAAAAAAGACAGGAAGGGGTAAAGACCGTTCTTCAGGTAATGAAATATCTTAAAAGGCAGGAATGGATGCTCAGGAGAGCGGCAAAAAATATAAACCAGCTTCCGGCTGAGCTTCCGAAAAAACCAGAGGCTGTAAAATCCCTTGAAAACTATGCGTCTGAAATTGCTGCATTCAACAATAAGGCTGTTAATCAGATGGTATGGAAATCGCCTGAAGCAACTGCAAGTTTTGGAAAACAGGCGCAGGAGCTGTCAGGCCTTATATGCAGTTTTGCGCATGAATCTATCATTGAAACAGGTGATACACTGCTCAATTTACGTGAAAAAAACCGGCTTACTGATGAAACAAGGGCGCTTCTCTCCTCAATAGTGTTTGACCTTGTTACAGTGGATGAAGAGAGGTATTCCAATGGATATCCTTCCTGGTATGCTAACTCTGTTTCAGTTGCAGCAAGCCAGGCTCCTATGCCAAGGGATAAAACACTGGATTTTCTAAAACGATACTTTGAAGGTAAATCCGATCACATGGCCGATGGGCCGGTTATCGCAATACCGGAGGTAAGGAAAAAGAAAAAGATGGATACAGGCCCGATCAGGCCTCCACCGGTCGCGAGTGTAGAAATAAATGAGGTTAAGGTTTCACCTGAAAAACCCCTTGCCGGGGCACCTGTAACCTTTAATATTTCGGGAAAGGTTAGCGGTATTTCAAAAGAGATGCCGGATTTTGCAAAAAATGAATACAGCGCTTCCCAGCAGAAGATAATGGAAGAGCTGGGCATGTGGTCTCTGAGAGCCACCATTCACAGGATGCAGATACAATATCTAATGGAACAGGATCTGCTAGGTAAAAAAGCTTCTTCAGGCAGCGGGCCATCAATGGAACCTGAGAACCAGACACTAAACAGGGCATCTTCATCACTGGATAAAATATATGTCTCACCTTATGAGATTACTCGAATTACTGAAGATTATCTTGAACCGGCAGAAGATGAAATCGCTAGGTTATCAGAGGAACTTGACCGGGCTGTAACCGATAAGCAGGATGGCAGATATGCCCTTCGGGTTCGTCCTGTCCCATCTGTAAGATCAATAAAGGACTATCAGAAAGCTCTTGAAGATACAATCAAACAGGCAAAATGGGCGCTGGATATTATCAACAACTTTGTATATCATTTTACAGCATCTCTTGAAATAACCACCGATAATAATGAGACTAGAATCTTTGTTACTGACCAGGGCGAATTTAATACTGTCTGGAATGAGGATGGAACCTATACAGGGACAAACCGCTATGATTCACGCCAGGATATCACTAGAGAATCACTGGCAGTGCGCCTTGCAGAGTTTCGGGAGAACACGCAAAAAGGTATCAATTATGTTGACAAGGCTATTGAATATACTGAAGAAATTAAAAAAAGGGTTGATCAGCTTGATGGCCTTCTGAAAAGAGATCCATCAACTGCCGCTGAAATTGCGGCTGAAATCCAGGGGCAGCTTGAGGTGCTTGCCGCAACTACCTCGGTTACCATCAAGGGTGTTCAGGACTTGAGAGTAAGGCTTGTTGAGGGGGTTACAGACGCCCATCTATATGTCTCAAAGTATATAGATACAAAAAATGATGGAAAGTACAGCAGAAAAGTCCGTTCTCTGGTAAAGGAATGGAAAGTACGTGAAAAAGAGTTGAGCGAAAAGACCCTGCCGGATCTGGAAAAAAAAGAGATATGGCTGAGAAGGGGTGCCTGGGCCGCATGGGGTGCAAAGTGGGGGTTTGAAGCCCTTTCTATTTATCAAAAATATGAGGAAGACAAGGCATCGCTGACCTCCACAGACTTGAGCGCCGAAATGGAAAATGCAGTTCTTGCCTTGAGCTTAATAGGTAAGGCAATAGAAAAGATAGTGGATTTAATACCTATCCCTATATTAGAGAGCACACTGAAAAGCTATGCAAAACTTCTCTCTGACGCTTCGACCTGGGCCTCTGCAATGGATTCGCTTCAAGCCATGCGATATCAGGATCAGGATTTTGAAATACGAATGGTAATCCCTCCTGCTGCCTACAAGACCCTTATGCAAAAATACACGGATCTCGACTCAGATCAGTTCTATCGTACACGCATGCCTCTTGCCGAATACAACGGGCTTACCATACTGGCCTATCCCCGCCCTGAGCCCACAGAAACCGGAGCAAAAAAACGTCACATGATGTGGCTGATATGGGATAAGCATAACCCTGCTGGATACCTTTTTCTGGATAAAAATACCTTTGAAAAATTGTCCCTGTATACAGCATGGTACCGGAGGGTTTATGGAGAAAATATCTCAGGAGAAAACCTCTACGCATTAATTACTAAAGGTAAATTTGAGACAGGATATATTTTTAAGGAGACCGTCACTCCGGATTCTTTAAGATTCAAGGCTGCAACCCTTCTTCGAATCAAGGCGCTTGAGGCCTATTGTTTCTCTCTTACAGGTAAAGGAAAATTTAAGGAAGAAGAGCTCTATACTTACATGAGCATGCTTTACCATGCCTCAGGAGAATTTGCCCGAAACGGGTTTTTACTTTCTGACCCTGATGTAAAAGAGATAATGGAGGCTGTTTTTTTTGAAAAACCCATAAGCGGCGCATGGGAAACTGTTTTCGATATTTTTACAATAGGAACAGGAAACGCGGTTCGTATAAATGATGGTGCTGCCGCATGGGATAAGATTTCAGGAGGTGAAAAGGAAAGGCTTGAGGTATTCCTGAATAAATTTATCCAGAAAAAGGTTGAGGTGCGTGCCAAAGAGAGGGAAAAGAACTGGAAAGAGGCAAAGGTCAGAGAGGACAGCAACACACCTGTTGCAGCAGGCCTTTTATTTTCCGAGACAGGTCTTGTGTTTAATCATGCCTTTTTCTCAAAGGCAGGTGACAGTTATGCGGATGATTTTCTGGATATAAATTCCAATGAGTTTACCATTTCCTGGAAAACCACTGTGCCAGATGACATTGACCTTAAGACTGTAACCTATGTATGTATCGCAGAGATAGCTGGCTACCCCAATACCCGTATACAATTTGCCCTGCCAATGGATACCCTTGAAAACGATATACTTAAACAGATGCTTGAGCTTGCCGAAAAGGCGGAAGAAAAAGGTAATAGTGCATGGAGTGCCTGTCAGAGGGCTTCTTCAGGAGTAGATGCATTTGAGGAGAGAAAAGAGGATTTTTTAAACCTCCTGGAAAAACTAAAAAAGATGGCGCAGAGCTTTGATTCCAGGCTTCAACAGGCAGAACAGGCCCCCGGTATTCTTAAGGTCAATTCTACTGAAGCAGAGAGGCTTTCAGATCTGATACTAAAAGATCAGGCTGAAATTGAAAAACTCAAGACCGAAATCTGTGAACTTTCAGGTGTTACTTCCCAGGCAGAAAAACAGAGACAAACACAGCTTTTTCAGCAGTTAATAAAAATTATGGAAAATATCAGGTCAAACTTCAGTCTGTTTATAAAACTCTTTGAGGAATCAGACAAGGCCCTGAATGGCTGGAAAGATTTCGAGAGAATGATTAAGGAATATGATGCATTGCTTAATGAAAACCTTGGCTGGGCAAGAGATTTATCAAATGGATTTTCCAGGAGTCTTGACGTCTTCAGAGAGGTTGATAAATCAATTAAAGAACTGGTAGAGATAAAAGAAAAGGCAGATACACTCCTTGTGGAGGCAAAGCAGGTTTATTCAGATCCTGAAAGTGCCCCTGTATTGCAGGAGATTCAAAATGCCTATAACCGTGTGGAAAGACCCTTAAATGAATTAAAGGATTGTCTCACCCTGGCCAATGAAAAGAAAAATCAGAATTTACCATTCTGGGAAACAGTCAATTCCGAACTTGTCAAATCAGAGTTAAATATAAAAAAGGGTAATGAGAAGTGGTCACTCCTTGTTTTAAAAAATGAAGATGTGGAAACTCTTGCTATTGAGATTTCAAATCTATGGCTGACATCCCAGGCACAGCTCCTTAAAGCCGAAAACAACATGGCTGATTCTGAGGCATGTATGGGAGAAAAAACATCTGATGATTCCGAGGCAAGGATGCCCGATCTTATCGGCATGGACATAGCAGCAGCAAAAAACAGTGTAAATAGTGTAGGATTAAAGCCTGTTTTCAGGGGTGGAGATCCCGCACCTTCAGATAATCAGGCATATACTGTAGCATCACAATCTCCTGCTGCTGACACAATTCTGAAAAAAGGGGAGAATGTAACTATTATCCTGTATGGTAATTTTGCCGGGTTTACTGTCCCTGATGTCATTGGGCTCTCTTCAAAGGAGGCAAAGGAAATACTGGAAAAGAGAGGCTTTAAAGTATCTCATGAGGGAGGTGATCCAGCGCCCGATGAGGGTCTTAAATATAAAGTGCAGGCACAGGTACCGGGTGCAGGTGAAAGGGCTGAAAAGGGTTCAATTGTAAGGGTGCGTATCTATGGAGATGTACATTATGTAGTTGTCCCATCTGTTTTCTCCATGACATCAGCGCAGGCAAAAAAAACAATTGCTTCCGCAGGTCTCATACCATCACTTTTTGGCGGGGACCCTGCCCCTAAAAAATCAATGAGCTACCGTGTGCAGAACCAGTCTCCTGAGCCTGGAACAATGGTTCCCCATGGAAGCAGGATCAACATACATGTTTATGGGAATTTTAGCCAGGAGCGTGCACTTTCAGATTCCAACTGCAATCACCTTCCTGGAACCATTCTTATATGGGATGACCAGAATGATCGTGCAGCATGCGCCTGTCCTCAGGGCATGGTCTGGAACAGTGCGAATAGCGCATGTATTAAAGACCCGCGTATAGAGGAAGACAGAATCCGCAGAGAACAGTTCTGGACAGGCCTTGCTGCTACTGCCGGGACTATTATTGCCAATGAAATAAATAGAAACAACAGACCTTCAGGAGGAAATACAACAGGGGGAGGTGTTCCCGGTGGATCCACATCAGGAGGCAGTACCAGTACACCTACTATCCAGTCAGGAGGAAGCACCCCCACACCAACAACAGGTGTTGGCGCGCCAGGCCTGAGCAGAGAAGAGTGTGAAAGAAAGTTCTGTCCGGAGTGCACCAATTCAGTCAGCTTACTGGGTCAGTCGGTTTCGCCACAATGCATGGATTGCAGAAAAAGAAAACAAAATGACATTGAAAAATGTATGAGAGGAGAAAAAACCGGGCCAGGTACCCAGCATGTTGAAAAGGAATACATGGTTATCTGTTATTTGAATGATAAAAATGAATGTACAACCTTTGATGTAGTTAAAACTAATGCTCGCATAAATGGTCGTTGGAAAATAATGTACGATGCGGATACATGGGATAAATGTCATGAAGAAGAGGAGCGCCTGAGATACCTCATATTACAAAACAATCCCTTGATAAGATATTAA